A genomic stretch from Verrucomicrobiota bacterium includes:
- a CDS encoding glycosyltransferase family 4 protein, whose protein sequence is MKIALLTTDNRWPFNEYYKETPWFGMAPEALLQGFVGIPDLEVHVVSCIRKPVKSPEKLAENIWFHSLYVPKFGWMRTGYQGCIRVVRRRLRLIKPDLVHGQGTEAESAICAAFSGFPNVITLLGIMKEMARILNAHPGSFYWMASLLESLALRRTAGVLCNSRFTEAQVRGRTPKTWLVPNAVREVFFEKPLAPARPGRCTLLNVGSISSYKRQNELLDVAEQLHAEGLDFQLEFVGQASTSDPYVARFLSRVQNQPRVTFHGFKSMSEVMEFYDRASALVHVSAVESFGLVVAEALSRNLKFIGFNSGGVADIVAGVEGAESFRDGDWTGVKSALRRWIQTGAARPGTAAATMRQRYHPTNIARQHVQVYCDVLGRIGEPPCQKRQSAT, encoded by the coding sequence ATGAAGATTGCGCTTCTTACCACGGACAACCGGTGGCCGTTTAACGAATACTACAAAGAAACTCCGTGGTTCGGCATGGCGCCGGAGGCGTTGTTGCAAGGATTTGTCGGAATACCGGACTTGGAAGTGCATGTCGTGTCGTGCATCCGCAAGCCGGTCAAATCGCCTGAGAAGCTTGCCGAGAACATCTGGTTTCATAGTCTGTACGTGCCGAAGTTTGGCTGGATGCGAACGGGTTATCAGGGTTGCATTCGAGTGGTGCGGCGGCGGCTGAGGTTGATTAAACCGGACCTTGTTCACGGGCAGGGCACCGAGGCGGAGTCGGCCATTTGCGCGGCGTTTTCGGGTTTTCCCAATGTGATCACGCTTTTGGGAATCATGAAGGAGATGGCGCGAATCTTGAACGCGCATCCCGGCAGTTTTTACTGGATGGCCTCGCTGCTGGAGAGCCTGGCGCTCCGGCGCACGGCAGGCGTGCTGTGCAACTCAAGGTTTACGGAAGCGCAAGTGCGCGGGCGCACGCCTAAAACCTGGCTTGTGCCCAACGCGGTTCGCGAAGTTTTTTTTGAAAAACCGCTCGCGCCTGCGCGCCCCGGTCGATGCACATTGTTGAATGTCGGATCGATTAGCAGCTACAAGCGACAGAACGAACTGCTGGATGTGGCGGAGCAATTGCACGCGGAGGGACTGGACTTCCAACTCGAATTTGTCGGGCAGGCGTCCACAAGCGATCCTTACGTCGCGCGTTTTTTGTCACGAGTTCAAAACCAGCCGCGCGTGACCTTCCACGGTTTCAAATCCATGTCCGAAGTGATGGAGTTTTATGATCGTGCTTCAGCTTTGGTGCATGTTTCGGCGGTGGAATCTTTCGGGTTGGTCGTGGCGGAGGCACTTTCGCGCAATCTCAAGTTCATCGGTTTCAACTCCGGAGGCGTGGCTGACATCGTGGCGGGCGTGGAAGGTGCGGAGTCTTTCCGCGATGGCGATTGGACGGGCGTCAAGTCGGCCCTCCGCCGCTGGATACAAACCGGCGCCGCGCGTCCGGGCACCGCCGCGGCCACGATGCGGCAGCGGTATCATCCGACGAACATCGCGCGGCAGCACGTCCAGGTTTACTGCGATGTGCTTGGTCGGATCGGCGAGCCGCCCTGTCAGAAGCGTCAATCCGCGACGTAG
- a CDS encoding class I SAM-dependent methyltransferase, producing the protein MPEQTIEGQLNATERRLLMQAIREAAVKPKVVIEVGTWFGGGSTLHILRALQQNGAGHLWGIEADRSVYEQMLTNLRAAAPEACSRFTPLFGFSQDVIPQWLAEQGRGVMVDFAFLDGSNNPGEQITEFHLLDSHIPVGGQLMAHDAKLRKGKWLVPYLSRLDNWRTELHDVSDEGLFHARKVAAQPSPASLRAAKARLLSLRCNPVEITAAILPSAICGFFLRLLPWHLARRLSDGRKRALPP; encoded by the coding sequence ATGCCAGAGCAGACAATTGAAGGTCAGTTGAATGCGACCGAACGCCGCCTTTTGATGCAGGCCATCCGCGAAGCCGCGGTGAAGCCAAAAGTCGTGATTGAGGTTGGCACCTGGTTTGGGGGTGGAAGCACGTTGCATATCCTCCGTGCCTTGCAGCAAAATGGAGCGGGGCATTTGTGGGGCATCGAAGCTGACCGGTCGGTGTACGAGCAGATGCTGACCAATCTACGAGCCGCGGCACCTGAAGCGTGCAGTCGCTTTACACCGCTGTTTGGATTCTCGCAGGACGTGATTCCACAATGGCTCGCCGAGCAAGGGCGGGGAGTGATGGTGGACTTCGCGTTCCTGGATGGGAGTAACAACCCAGGCGAACAGATCACGGAGTTTCATCTGCTCGATTCACACATCCCCGTGGGCGGTCAACTCATGGCGCATGACGCCAAATTGCGCAAAGGGAAATGGCTGGTGCCTTACCTGTCGCGCTTGGACAACTGGCGGACTGAACTCCATGACGTGAGCGACGAAGGATTGTTCCATGCCCGCAAGGTCGCGGCCCAACCCTCGCCGGCGAGTTTGCGTGCGGCGAAAGCCAGGTTGTTGAGTCTGCGTTGTAATCCCGTGGAAATCACCGCTGCGATACTACCGTCGGCGATCTGCGGTTTTTTTCTGCGGCTTCTGCCGTGGCATCTGGCCAGGAGGCTTTCGGACGGACGCAAGCGTGCACTGCCCCCGTAG
- a CDS encoding adenylyltransferase/cytidyltransferase family protein, protein MMDFRSKILSWDSLPTWRRAIRASGKKLVVTNGCFDILHLGHVTYLETARNQGDALLVGLNGDASVRELKGVGRPVNGERDRAGVLAALESVDGVCIFTEKRATRFLAHAGPDIYVKGGDYTVETLDQGERRAVEQAGGRIIIIPFIPGKSTTELLERISRL, encoded by the coding sequence ATGATGGACTTTCGATCAAAAATACTTTCGTGGGATAGTCTCCCAACCTGGCGAAGGGCCATTCGTGCGAGCGGCAAAAAACTGGTGGTCACCAACGGGTGTTTCGACATTCTTCACCTGGGGCATGTCACCTACCTTGAAACGGCGCGGAACCAGGGTGACGCGTTGCTGGTGGGTTTGAACGGCGACGCTTCAGTGCGGGAGTTGAAAGGGGTAGGGCGACCCGTGAATGGCGAACGGGATCGCGCGGGCGTTTTGGCGGCTTTGGAGAGCGTGGATGGCGTCTGCATTTTCACCGAGAAGCGAGCCACCAGATTTCTTGCTCACGCCGGCCCGGACATTTACGTGAAAGGCGGGGATTATACCGTCGAGACGTTGGATCAAGGCGAGCGGCGCGCCGTCGAGCAGGCTGGCGGTCGAATCATTATCATCCCGTTCATTCCCGGTAAATCCACAACGGAGTTGCTGGAAAGGATTTCCCGCTTGTGA
- a CDS encoding O-antigen ligase family protein, producing MSNPTVVFRSLLVYLLCLPLAIFLGYLLADPTDLRTLGTVGLVLLLLLSPLLLRYHYPLMILSWNVSMVLFFLPGRPQLWMAGVAFSLFMSIAHRTLSRQSQFIKVPQLIWPLVAIAVVILVTAWARGGIGMRILGGESYGGKKYLLSLVAIMGYFALTAYRIPPRRAGLYLALFFLGGLTGSFTDFFSATGGSWIRYIYLLFPPTNLYSANLELGITRFIGFSAASSALFYFLMARYGIRGIFLSRKPLLFIVFVLVCVLGLFGGFRSLVIVLLLTFFIQFFLEGMHRTKLILVVLLTLGLAAGLAVPFATSLPPTFQRALAFLPIPIDPDVRLDAEGSNQWRLTIWKRLLPEVPKYLLLGKGFGMQASEMLLATDRMVQGGENTEWAELAGDYHNGPLSVIIPYGLWGVGALLWFLAAAWSVLYKNYRYGDPSLRVVNAFILANVIARVLMFLFIVGGFETDMLALVGLVGLSVSLNGGVAKPAPKPVTQTEPTGGFAGILPRPRSAFGR from the coding sequence ATGAGCAATCCCACAGTCGTTTTTCGTTCTCTTCTTGTTTATTTGTTGTGCCTACCACTGGCGATATTTCTGGGCTATCTGCTCGCGGATCCGACGGACCTGCGAACTCTCGGCACCGTCGGGCTTGTGCTGCTGCTCCTCCTCTCGCCCTTACTGCTGCGATACCACTATCCATTGATGATTCTTTCCTGGAACGTCAGCATGGTGCTTTTCTTTCTACCGGGGCGTCCGCAACTGTGGATGGCAGGGGTCGCGTTCAGTCTGTTCATGTCCATTGCTCACCGGACGCTCAGCAGGCAGTCGCAGTTTATCAAGGTACCGCAGTTGATCTGGCCGTTGGTGGCGATTGCGGTCGTAATCTTGGTTACCGCGTGGGCGAGAGGGGGGATAGGGATGCGGATTCTGGGCGGCGAGAGCTATGGGGGCAAAAAATACCTTTTGTCGCTCGTCGCCATCATGGGCTACTTTGCGCTCACCGCTTATCGAATTCCACCCCGCCGCGCAGGGCTGTATCTGGCCTTGTTTTTTCTTGGGGGTCTTACCGGCTCCTTTACAGATTTTTTTTCCGCTACGGGTGGTTCCTGGATCCGCTACATTTACCTGCTGTTTCCGCCCACCAACTTGTATTCAGCAAACTTGGAACTTGGGATAACCCGATTCATTGGGTTTAGCGCTGCGTCTTCCGCACTCTTTTACTTTTTGATGGCCAGGTATGGCATTCGCGGCATATTTTTGTCCCGCAAGCCGCTACTTTTCATCGTGTTTGTACTCGTCTGCGTTTTGGGCCTGTTTGGAGGATTCCGATCGTTGGTCATCGTCCTCCTGTTGACGTTCTTCATCCAGTTCTTCCTGGAAGGAATGCATCGAACGAAGTTGATCCTGGTCGTGCTGCTCACTCTGGGTCTGGCTGCGGGGCTGGCGGTTCCCTTCGCCACCAGCCTGCCCCCCACCTTCCAGCGCGCGCTGGCCTTTTTGCCGATACCCATTGACCCGGACGTGCGTTTGGATGCGGAAGGTTCAAATCAGTGGCGATTGACAATCTGGAAGCGATTGTTGCCGGAGGTGCCAAAGTACCTTTTGTTGGGTAAAGGTTTTGGGATGCAGGCGTCCGAGATGCTGTTGGCAACAGACCGCATGGTGCAGGGTGGGGAAAACACAGAATGGGCGGAGTTGGCCGGAGATTATCATAATGGGCCGCTGTCGGTGATCATCCCATACGGTCTCTGGGGCGTTGGGGCACTGCTGTGGTTCCTGGCGGCAGCGTGGAGTGTGCTCTACAAGAATTATCGTTACGGTGATCCCAGTCTTCGAGTGGTCAATGCATTTATCCTGGCGAATGTTATTGCGCGCGTCTTGATGTTTCTTTTCATCGTTGGCGGGTTTGAAACGGACATGTTGGCTTTGGTAGGTTTGGTGGGTCTGAGCGTCAGCTTGAATGGCGGGGTTGCGAAGCCCGCGCCAAAGCCGGTGACCCAGACCGAGCCAACGGGTGGATTCGCCGGCATTCTGCCACGACCGCGTTCGGCCTTTGGGCGGTGA
- a CDS encoding class I SAM-dependent methyltransferase produces the protein MYHPPKLAAGTNGSVVVDNCQSCGSKDLEDVIFIGYLPPVNTMPLIGTRPAEQPAYPAQVLRCRKCQLVQLGLVVDPAILFPPSYTYTSGTTKILRENFAELSQEVAALYPLKPTDLFVDVGSNDGTLLSNFTKHARVYGIEPTNAGKLAQERGINTHISFFNRAAVKKAVTEQGRASMITATNVFAHIEDVHEIVDCIMELLADDGIFISESHYWLSLLETLQYDTIYHEHLRYYSVTALKNLLGAHGLEIINTKRIPTHGGSIRVYAARQGRYPVRDSVAATLAEESRELTDAKLQAFKQNVVNSKLALYALLADIKAKGERVYGLGAPSRASTLINYVGLDDGILDCVLEIKGSYKIGKYIPGTLIPVLDESRLFEDQPEYAMLLSWHIADELIPKLNVRGFKGKFINPLPQPRIVTR, from the coding sequence ATGTATCACCCTCCAAAACTGGCTGCCGGCACCAACGGGAGCGTTGTCGTGGACAACTGCCAGAGTTGCGGCTCGAAAGACCTCGAAGATGTGATCTTCATCGGTTACCTGCCGCCGGTGAACACCATGCCCCTCATCGGCACGCGCCCCGCCGAGCAGCCCGCCTATCCCGCACAAGTGCTCCGTTGCCGGAAATGCCAGCTGGTGCAACTCGGATTGGTTGTGGATCCGGCGATTCTGTTTCCGCCGAGCTACACTTACACCAGCGGCACCACAAAAATCTTGCGCGAGAATTTTGCCGAGCTGTCACAGGAAGTCGCGGCGCTCTATCCGCTCAAACCGACGGACCTGTTCGTGGACGTCGGCTCGAACGATGGCACGCTGTTAAGCAACTTCACAAAGCACGCCCGCGTCTATGGCATTGAGCCGACCAACGCTGGCAAACTCGCACAGGAACGCGGCATCAACACCCACATCTCCTTCTTCAACCGCGCGGCGGTAAAGAAAGCCGTGACCGAGCAGGGCCGGGCCAGCATGATCACGGCCACGAATGTTTTTGCGCACATCGAGGACGTGCATGAAATCGTGGATTGCATCATGGAACTGCTCGCAGACGACGGCATTTTCATTTCTGAATCACACTACTGGCTGTCGCTGCTTGAGACGCTCCAATACGACACCATTTACCACGAACATCTCCGCTATTACTCGGTCACGGCGTTGAAGAATTTGCTCGGGGCGCACGGCCTCGAGATCATCAACACCAAACGCATCCCAACGCACGGCGGCTCCATCCGCGTCTATGCCGCGCGCCAGGGCAGGTATCCCGTCCGCGATTCCGTGGCGGCCACCCTCGCCGAAGAATCGCGCGAATTGACCGACGCCAAGCTCCAGGCCTTCAAGCAAAACGTGGTGAATAGCAAGCTGGCGCTCTACGCGCTGCTTGCGGACATCAAGGCGAAGGGCGAGCGCGTTTACGGCCTGGGCGCTCCGTCGCGCGCAAGCACGCTCATCAACTACGTCGGTCTCGACGACGGCATCCTCGACTGCGTGCTGGAAATAAAAGGCTCCTACAAGATTGGCAAATACATTCCCGGCACCCTCATCCCGGTGCTCGACGAATCGCGGTTGTTCGAGGATCAACCCGAATACGCGATGCTACTATCCTGGCACATTGCGGATGAATTGATACCCAAACTCAACGTCCGTGGCTTCAAAGGAAAATTCATCAACCCGCTCCCGCAACCGCGGATTGTTACGCGGTGA
- a CDS encoding NAD-dependent epimerase/dehydratase family protein yields MSHRTYLLTGATGFIGSAFLRALVGMGHRVRALDNESRGSRDRLNDLTAEVEWIKGDVRDAATVAVAANGVDSICHFAYINGTEFFYTKPELILEVAVKGMMNVIDACVRHNIPELILASSSEVYQTPLKIPTDESAPLSVPDVLNPRYSYGGGKIISELLAINYGRRHIPRVLIFRPHNVYGPNMGWEHVIPQFALRMDALVKEHPTGTIPFPMQGTGKETRAFIFIDDLVEGLLRIMEKGEHLGIYHIGNDEEIAIETVAREIASCFDREINVVPGPLQAGSTLRRCPNINKLRALGFQPRVSLAEGLARTVSWYVANAHLQPKN; encoded by the coding sequence ATGAGCCATCGCACCTATTTGCTGACCGGTGCGACCGGGTTTATCGGCAGCGCTTTCCTCCGCGCGCTCGTCGGCATGGGTCATCGCGTCCGCGCCTTGGACAACGAGTCTCGGGGTTCTCGCGACCGGTTGAACGATTTGACAGCGGAAGTCGAGTGGATCAAGGGCGACGTCCGCGATGCCGCCACCGTCGCAGTTGCGGCCAACGGCGTGGACTCCATCTGCCACTTTGCCTACATCAACGGCACGGAGTTCTTCTACACGAAGCCGGAGTTGATTTTGGAAGTCGCTGTCAAAGGCATGATGAATGTGATCGATGCCTGCGTCCGCCATAATATTCCCGAGTTGATTCTGGCTTCCAGTTCGGAGGTCTATCAAACTCCGCTGAAGATTCCGACAGACGAGTCCGCCCCGCTATCTGTCCCTGACGTGCTGAACCCGCGCTACTCTTACGGCGGCGGCAAGATCATTTCCGAACTGCTGGCAATCAACTATGGTCGCCGACACATTCCGCGCGTGTTGATCTTTCGGCCCCACAATGTCTATGGCCCAAACATGGGCTGGGAGCACGTCATTCCGCAATTCGCCCTGCGCATGGACGCGCTCGTAAAAGAACACCCGACCGGAACGATTCCTTTTCCGATGCAAGGCACGGGCAAAGAGACACGCGCGTTCATCTTCATCGATGATCTGGTGGAGGGTCTCTTGCGAATCATGGAAAAAGGCGAGCACCTCGGCATTTATCACATCGGCAACGACGAGGAAATCGCCATCGAAACAGTCGCCCGCGAAATTGCCAGCTGCTTCGATCGCGAAATCAATGTTGTTCCCGGGCCGCTCCAGGCCGGCAGCACCTTGCGGCGTTGCCCGAACATCAACAAGCTGCGGGCGCTCGGCTTCCAGCCGCGCGTTTCACTCGCCGAAGGACTCGCCCGGACCGTCTCTTGGTATGTGGCCAACGCTCATCTCCAACCTAAAAACTAA
- a CDS encoding class I SAM-dependent methyltransferase, with protein MNKKIESTFFDEFESKYGDYDVLGGLAYSRLLKRFEETMSPHRGERCIDLGCGTGAFTRRLNKFGLRLTGVDISPGCIGWAKKSSTNEDYVVGDLMNTTFEDNYADIIVYSGVLHHIDQTSERVRALREGLRILKPNGRLFAYDPNRRSPSMWLYRSPQSPLYSAKGKTENEVLLGAEDLASELKSAGYTGITVQGLSGTTFRFVESRVARCLLPLYNCYEILMMVSPFQKRFGTFLVSTASKPQGPSQ; from the coding sequence ATGAACAAGAAGATCGAAAGCACTTTCTTCGACGAGTTCGAGTCAAAATATGGCGACTATGATGTCCTTGGCGGGCTGGCGTATTCCCGGCTATTGAAAAGGTTCGAGGAGACGATGTCGCCACACCGCGGTGAACGCTGTATTGACCTGGGTTGCGGAACTGGTGCGTTCACGCGGCGTTTGAACAAATTCGGATTGCGACTGACCGGCGTGGATATCTCCCCAGGATGCATTGGTTGGGCGAAGAAGAGTTCCACCAATGAGGATTACGTCGTCGGTGACCTGATGAACACGACGTTTGAGGATAATTACGCCGACATCATTGTTTACTCGGGTGTCCTGCATCACATCGATCAAACATCGGAGCGGGTCCGGGCGTTGCGGGAGGGTCTGCGAATCCTTAAACCCAATGGGCGACTGTTTGCCTACGACCCAAACCGCCGCAGCCCGAGCATGTGGCTTTACCGCAGCCCTCAGTCACCGCTCTATTCGGCGAAGGGGAAGACTGAAAACGAAGTGCTGCTTGGCGCGGAGGACCTCGCCAGCGAACTGAAATCCGCCGGCTACACCGGGATAACTGTTCAAGGATTGAGCGGCACCACTTTTCGATTCGTGGAGAGCAGAGTCGCCCGGTGCTTGTTGCCATTGTATAACTGCTACGAGATTTTGATGATGGTGAGTCCGTTCCAAAAACGATTTGGCACTTTCCTTGTCTCGACCGCGAGCAAGCCGCAAGGGCCGTCTCAATAA
- a CDS encoding glycosyltransferase, producing the protein MTPSPELDIVIPVYNEGENIAPLLDSLKRGVKTPFRVLICYDRDDDNTLTALKGYPIQGFQLVCVKNCGRGALGAVLTGFTDSTAPAVLVYPADDDYNAPKIDLLMAKFHDQCEIVAASRFMRGGSMRDCPWLKALLVRSAAFVMHTIARVPTHDATNGLRLFSRRVLQQIPIESQVGFAFSIELLVKCHRLRWKIGEVPFDWQERKSGKSRFRTVRWVPQYSVWLFYALATTWLRRPARTVVLRTQISSPRA; encoded by the coding sequence GTGACACCGTCGCCCGAACTCGACATCGTCATTCCGGTTTATAACGAGGGCGAGAACATCGCGCCGTTGCTCGACTCTCTGAAGCGCGGCGTCAAAACACCCTTCCGTGTTTTGATCTGCTATGACCGCGACGATGATAACACGCTGACCGCACTCAAAGGTTATCCCATCCAAGGGTTCCAGTTGGTTTGTGTGAAAAACTGCGGTCGAGGCGCGCTTGGCGCCGTCCTGACTGGTTTTACCGACAGCACCGCTCCAGCGGTGCTGGTGTATCCAGCCGATGACGACTACAATGCTCCAAAGATTGACCTGTTGATGGCGAAATTCCATGACCAGTGCGAAATCGTCGCGGCCAGCCGCTTCATGCGTGGCGGTTCCATGCGGGACTGTCCCTGGCTCAAAGCTCTACTTGTGCGCAGCGCCGCATTTGTGATGCACACCATTGCTCGGGTACCAACCCATGACGCCACCAACGGGCTTCGCCTTTTCTCGCGACGCGTGCTCCAGCAAATTCCCATTGAGTCACAAGTTGGTTTCGCTTTCAGTATCGAACTATTGGTGAAATGTCACCGTCTGCGCTGGAAAATCGGCGAGGTGCCGTTCGACTGGCAGGAGCGCAAATCTGGCAAGAGCCGGTTTCGCACGGTTCGCTGGGTTCCACAGTATTCAGTCTGGTTGTTTTATGCGCTTGCAACGACCTGGCTCCGCCGACCGGCACGCACGGTGGTCCTGCGAACCCAGATTTCAAGCCCACGAGCATGA
- a CDS encoding Gfo/Idh/MocA family oxidoreductase: protein MRKPLAIGIIGIGFGKNVLLPAFRADARCEVTAFCASDIEKARAAAQATGVPRSYGDWRMLLADPAIDAVAIAVPPNVQVEVAWAAAKAGKHLFCEKPLALNLDQANAILTAAARNKLAHAIDFEFPEVDAWPKTKASLAAGTLGRIRHVALTWRIETYAHRAQVDTWKIRAEVGGGTLNNFSSHTFYYLEWLFGPLTRLAARLSPSAAADARVDWWGEFSAGFPVTVSIAADAFLGPGHRLEVYGDQGTLVLENRGSDYMRGFSLSVGTRQTGTLIVQETLAGDATVDGRIAPVSRIARRFLDAIDSGQSVTPGLREGTRVQQLIDAARASHRSKTWQEVAP, encoded by the coding sequence ATGCGCAAACCGCTGGCCATCGGCATCATCGGAATCGGCTTCGGCAAGAATGTCTTGCTCCCGGCCTTTCGCGCCGACGCGCGCTGCGAAGTGACCGCCTTCTGCGCAAGCGACATTGAAAAGGCCCGCGCTGCCGCCCAAGCAACGGGAGTCCCCCGGTCGTATGGCGATTGGCGAATGTTGTTGGCGGACCCGGCGATTGACGCTGTCGCGATCGCGGTGCCGCCAAACGTGCAAGTCGAAGTGGCGTGGGCGGCCGCGAAAGCAGGCAAGCACCTCTTTTGCGAAAAGCCGCTGGCCCTGAATCTGGATCAAGCCAACGCTATTCTGACCGCGGCTGCCAGGAACAAGCTGGCTCACGCGATCGACTTTGAATTCCCGGAAGTGGACGCCTGGCCAAAGACAAAGGCTTCACTCGCTGCTGGGACGCTGGGACGCATCCGCCACGTCGCCCTCACCTGGCGCATTGAGACGTATGCCCATCGCGCCCAAGTGGACACCTGGAAAATCCGCGCGGAAGTCGGCGGCGGCACCTTGAACAATTTCAGCTCGCATACATTTTATTACCTCGAATGGCTCTTCGGCCCGCTGACACGGCTTGCCGCCCGGCTCTCACCCTCCGCCGCGGCCGATGCCCGCGTGGACTGGTGGGGCGAATTCTCCGCGGGCTTTCCCGTCACGGTTTCCATCGCCGCCGATGCGTTCCTCGGCCCCGGCCATAGACTGGAGGTCTATGGCGACCAGGGCACCCTGGTGTTGGAGAATCGCGGCAGCGATTATATGCGCGGCTTCAGCCTCTCCGTTGGCACCCGGCAAACGGGCACGTTGATCGTCCAGGAAACTTTGGCGGGCGACGCCACCGTGGACGGACGCATCGCTCCCGTAAGCCGTATTGCCAGACGGTTTCTGGATGCGATCGATAGCGGGCAGTCCGTCACGCCCGGTTTGCGTGAAGGAACGAGAGTTCAGCAATTGATTGACGCGGCGCGTGCATCGCACCGGAGCAAAACTTGGCAGGAGGTGGCACCGTGA
- a CDS encoding nucleotide sugar dehydrogenase: MKKIKRKITRAFDVCVVGGAGHVGVPLALVLAKRGFRTLIQDLNKTAMDTLASGRMPFLDEGAEPLLKEVLASDMLGFSADASSIKSVPYIILTIGTPVDEFHNSVLSVLTNCVDALLPHLSHDQTIILRSTVFPGATDFLHDYIRKRGRKTLIAFCPERVVQGMAVKEIQSLVQIVSGTTPEAEAAAVKLFSKVAHKIIRLKPMEAEFAKLFCNAYRYVQFAAANQFYMMAAAAGLNYARIRAGLMEDYPRMRDLPGAGFAAGPCLYKDTLQLAAFDDNQFPVGTSAIQVNEGMPRWIINRLRQQYRLKEMTVGLLGMAFKANSDDARASLSYKLKKLLKPHAKAVLITDPLVQGDNELLPLAQVIQRSDLLILCTAHSAYRDVDLRGKPVFDMWNFLEP, from the coding sequence ATGAAAAAGATAAAGAGAAAAATCACGCGCGCTTTTGACGTGTGTGTGGTGGGCGGGGCCGGCCACGTCGGCGTGCCACTCGCCCTCGTGCTTGCCAAGCGCGGCTTTCGCACGCTGATCCAAGATTTGAATAAAACGGCCATGGACACCCTGGCCTCCGGGCGGATGCCCTTCCTTGATGAAGGAGCTGAACCTCTGCTGAAGGAGGTGCTTGCGTCGGACATGTTGGGTTTCAGCGCCGACGCCTCCTCAATCAAGAGCGTCCCTTATATCATCCTCACCATCGGGACGCCGGTGGATGAGTTTCACAACTCTGTCCTGAGCGTTCTCACAAATTGCGTTGACGCTCTTCTGCCGCATCTGAGCCACGATCAAACCATCATTTTGCGCTCGACCGTTTTCCCCGGCGCCACGGATTTTCTCCATGATTACATTCGGAAACGCGGCAGGAAAACGCTCATCGCTTTCTGTCCGGAGCGCGTCGTGCAAGGAATGGCCGTCAAGGAGATCCAGTCGCTCGTACAAATTGTCAGCGGCACCACCCCGGAAGCGGAGGCCGCCGCGGTCAAATTATTCTCCAAGGTGGCTCACAAAATCATCCGGCTGAAACCCATGGAGGCCGAGTTCGCCAAACTGTTCTGCAACGCCTACCGCTACGTTCAATTCGCCGCCGCCAACCAGTTTTACATGATGGCCGCCGCGGCCGGCTTGAATTATGCGCGCATCCGCGCAGGCTTGATGGAAGATTATCCCCGGATGCGCGACCTCCCCGGTGCCGGTTTCGCCGCCGGTCCCTGTCTCTACAAGGACACGCTCCAACTGGCCGCGTTTGATGACAACCAATTCCCGGTGGGCACCTCCGCCATTCAAGTCAACGAAGGCATGCCTCGGTGGATCATCAACCGCCTGCGCCAACAATATCGGCTCAAAGAAATGACCGTGGGACTGCTGGGCATGGCGTTCAAGGCGAACAGTGACGACGCCCGCGCCTCACTCAGCTACAAGCTCAAGAAACTGCTCAAGCCGCATGCCAAAGCCGTGCTCATCACCGACCCGCTCGTGCAGGGTGACAATGAACTGCTGCCCCTGGCACAAGTCATTCAGCGCAGCGACCTCCTGATCCTGTGCACGGCCCACTCGGCCTATCGCGACGTGGACTTGCGCGGCAAACCGGTGTTCGACATGTGGAATTTCCTCGAGCCGTGA
- a CDS encoding NUDIX hydrolase yields MAKRPPSFAEPHYSIRTKDYVVVVALDMEGRFLLVRQLRPAVDGHTLEIPGGHVEPEETPEDAARKELLEETGHVADQFELLANLSPDTGRLGNRIWCFFAGDARPVRASQPWGEAGVDCIRFEGGVRALLAEKEFCSALHWGALLAAVRGGRLQF; encoded by the coding sequence GTGGCCAAACGACCGCCCAGCTTCGCCGAACCTCACTACTCCATCCGCACCAAAGATTACGTGGTGGTGGTCGCGCTGGATATGGAAGGAAGATTTCTCCTAGTGCGGCAACTGCGCCCGGCGGTGGACGGTCACACATTGGAAATTCCCGGCGGCCACGTTGAACCAGAAGAAACTCCGGAGGATGCAGCGCGGAAGGAACTGCTGGAAGAAACCGGGCACGTCGCCGATCAGTTTGAACTTCTCGCCAACCTGTCACCGGATACCGGCCGGCTGGGCAACCGGATCTGGTGTTTTTTTGCAGGCGACGCGCGACCGGTCAGAGCGTCGCAGCCCTGGGGTGAAGCGGGTGTGGACTGCATCCGTTTCGAGGGCGGCGTGCGGGCATTGCTGGCCGAAAAGGAATTTTGTTCCGCCCTGCACTGGGGTGCGCTACTGGCCGCGGTGCGCGGGGGGCGACTGCAGTTCTGA